Within the Opitutaceae bacterium TAV5 genome, the region TCCTCCACCGCGCCCGTCACAGCGCGCGCCTCGGCATCCGCGCCCCCGGCGCCACGATCGACATGAAGGCGCTCCACCGCTGGAAGAAAAAAGTCATCGGCGACTTCACCGCCTACCGCGAAAAGGCGATGTTCTCCGGCGGTTTCACCGTTCTCCGCCACTACGCCCGCTTCATCGACCCGCACACGCTCGAACTCGATAACGGGCAACGCCTGCGCGCCGAAAAATTCCTCATCGGCACCGGCTCGCGCGTCAGCGTGCCGGCCTCCGTCCCCGGCCTGGCCGACACCCCGCACTGGACGAGCGACGACGTCCTCGACCTCGCGCACATTCCCGAAAGCGTCATCGTCCTGGGCGGCGGCATCGTCGCCGTCGAACTCGCGCAGTTCCTCAACCGTATCGGCACGCGCACCACGATCATCCAGCGCAGCCCGCATCTCCTCCGCGATCACTCGGCCGAAGCTGCCGGCGTCATCGCAACCGCCTTCCGCGACGAAGGCATCGAGCTTCACACCGGCACGCGGCTCCTCGCCGTCCGCGCCACCGCCACCGGCGTAACCGTCACCTTCGGGCACCGCGGCAAAAAACACGTCCGCCGCGCCCGCCACCTTCTCAACGCCCTCGGCCGCGAACCCGCCACGCAGGGCCTCGGCCTCGCCGCCGCCGGTGTCGCGCTCGACGATGGCGGCCGCATCCGCACCAACCGCTGGCAGCAGACCAGCCAGCCGCACATCTACGCCGGCGGCGATGTCTGCGGCCCGCATGAAATCGTCCACCTTGCCGTCGCCCAGGGCGAGCTTGCCGCCCGCCACGCGTTTGCCGCCAATCCCAATCCCGGTCCCGGACCGGCTCGCCGGCTGAAACCCGTCGCCAGCCAGCCGCTTCTCGGCGTCGTGTTCACCGATCCCGCCCTCGCCACCATCGGC harbors:
- a CDS encoding pyridine nucleotide-disulfide oxidoreductase; its protein translation is MPATRLRSFDFIAIGAGSAGFNAARVARDLGKRVAIVDGARELGGLCILRGCMPSKTLLHVAEILHRARHSARLGIRAPGATIDMKALHRWKKKVIGDFTAYREKAMFSGGFTVLRHYARFIDPHTLELDNGQRLRAEKFLIGTGSRVSVPASVPGLADTPHWTSDDVLDLAHIPESVIVLGGGIVAVELAQFLNRIGTRTTIIQRSPHLLRDHSAEAAGVIATAFRDEGIELHTGTRLLAVRATATGVTVTFGHRGKKHVRRARHLLNALGREPATQGLGLAAAGVALDDGGRIRTNRWQQTSQPHIYAGGDVCGPHEIVHLAVAQGELAARHAFAANPNPGPGPARRLKPVASQPLLGVVFTDPALATIGARESELRERKTPYIAASYPFDDHGKSIVMDAHYGYVKLLAEPKRGRLLGAEIVGRDAGELIHLFTGPLTLGATAADLLRAPWYHPTLAEIVTYPLEEIVDALRR